Proteins encoded by one window of Dioscorea cayenensis subsp. rotundata cultivar TDr96_F1 chromosome 6, TDr96_F1_v2_PseudoChromosome.rev07_lg8_w22 25.fasta, whole genome shotgun sequence:
- the LOC120263566 gene encoding 65-kDa microtubule-associated protein 6-like: MVGVGVEVGFRRLCSTSMGTSCETLLRELQCIWTEIGESDEDQDSMLLEIERECMNVYRRKVDEASNAKAQLHRTVAAKEAELATLMASLGDHTLYSQIEKKGSSLKEQLASVTPILEDMRVKKEERIKEFADIRAQIKKITAEITGCANQNNVSFIHTDDQDLSLRKLNEYQAQLRILQKDKSDRLQKVLEYINEVHSLCSVLGLDFAKTVGEVHPSLHETDSIQSTNISNNTLDGLSLIITKLKTEKKLRVQKLQGTVESLLELWKLMDSTEEERRRFEKVLCILRMKDEDITYSGLLSLDTIKQTEAEVERLTKLKASRMKELVFKRRSELEEICKRSHIEPDTSTAPEKTNAMIDSGLVDSSELLANIEAQIEKAKEECISRKEIMDRINKWLMACEEESWLEDYNQDQNRYSGGRGVHLNLKRAEKARVMIMKIPAMVDNLIGKTFAWEDERNMPFLYDGVRLVSILEEYKLTRQQKEEEKKRYRDQKKLQNLLLAEKEAMYGSKASPRRSNSFNRKPSYNGNGNGFMTPAPRRLSAGGATPELLTPRSYSGRQNAFSKEIRRFSTAPLNFVALPKEDNMSSFASVSGSEPESPFS, translated from the exons ATGGTGGGGGTTGGGGTTGAGGTTGGATTCAGGAGGCTCTGCAGTACAAGCATGGGGACAAGCTGTGAGACTTTGCTTAGAGAGCTTCAG TGTATATGGACCGAGATTGGTGAGAGTGACGAAGACCAAGACAGTATGTTGTTGGAGATTGAGCGAGAGTGCATGAACGTGTACCGAAGGAAGGTCGATGAAGCTAGCAATGCAAAGGCACAACTCCACCGGACGGTGGCCGCCAAGGAAGCGGAACTCGCCACTCTTATGGCCTCCCTTGGAGATCACACCTTATACTCTCAG ATAGAGAAAAAGGGGTCATCGTTGAAGGAGCAATTGGCATCGGTTACGCCTATTTTAGAAGATATGAGAGTAAAGAAAGAGGAAAGGATCAAAGAATTTGCTGATATCCGAGCACAAATTAAAAAGATCACTGCAGAGATCACAGGATGCGCCAATCAAAACAATGTCTCTTTCATTCACACAGATGATCAAGATCTATCATTGAGAAAGCTTAATGAGTATCAAGCACAACTTAGAATTCTCCAAAAGGATAAG TCTGATCGCCTTCAGAAGGTCTTGGAGTACATCAACGAAGTGCATTCGTTATGTAGTGTGCTTGGACTGGATTTTGCAAAGACCGTGGGCGAAGTTCATCCTAGCTTGCATGAGACCGATTCGATTCAGTCCACAAACATCAGTAACAACACACTAGATGGTTTATCTCTAATCATCACAAAGTTAAAAACTGAGAAGAAACTTCGTGTTCAGAAG TTGCAAGGAACTGTAGAATCTCTGCTTGAGTTATGGAAATTGATGGATTCTACCGAAGAAGAAAGGAGACGGTTTGAAAAAGTTCTGTGCATTCTCAGAATGAAGGATGAAGACATTACATATTCTGGTTTACTCTCATTGGACACTATCAAGCAG ACAGAAGCTGAAGTAGAGAGATTGACGAAACTAAAAGCCAGCAGAATGAAAGAACTTGTCTTCAAGAGAAGGTCTGAATTGGAAGAAATATGCAAAAGGTCACATATTGAACCCGACACGAGCACTGCACCAGAGAAAACTAATGCAATGATAGATTCCG GTCTTGTAGATTCCTCTGAACTTTTGGCAAACATTGAGGCGCAAAtagaaaaagcaaaagaagaatGTATAAGCAGAAAGGAAATTATGGACAGGATTAACAAATGGCTTATGGCTTGCGAAGAAGAAAGTTGGCTTGAGGACTACAACCAG GATCAAAACAGGTACAGTGGTGGAAGAGGTGTACACCTGAACTTGAAACGCGCCGAGAAAGCACGGGTGATGATCATGAAGATTCCAG CTATGGTAGACAATCTCATCGGTAAAACATTTGCCTGGGAGGATGAAAGAAACATGCCGTTCTTGTATGATGGG GTTCGATTAGTGTCCATTTTGGAAGAGTACAAACTTACTAGACAGcaaaaagaagaggagaaaaagCGATATCGA GATCAGAAGAAGTTGCAAAATCTACTCCTTGCTGAGAAAGAAGCAATGTATGGATCGAAAGCTAGCCCCAGAAGGAGCAACAGTTTCAATAGAAAGCCAAGTTACAATGGAAATGGGAATGGTTTTATGACTCCTGCACCTAGACGTCTTTCCGCAGGTGGTGCTACCCCTGAACTTCTGACACCCCGATCATATTCCGGTCGACAAAATGCATTCTCAAAGGAGATAAGGCGATTCTCAACTGCGCCACTGAACTTTGTTGCTTTACCGAAAGAAGATAACATGTCGTCTTTTGCTTCTGTCAGCGGTTCAGAACCAGAGTCTCCTTTCAGCTAA
- the LOC120263567 gene encoding uncharacterized protein LOC120263567, with protein MVGIFWPFSGNTRGYDCPSLLKESLVRERDEAEDTEFAYEDVEEDNSAVVVEFNGEVKPIEHPLQPVDDDLPMTFPMTGCSPFYNGVSMGKKLELLMPNEENMVTKIPNVRASNRGRPTKIRYPSAPPSSRNAPVQLFSAISMF; from the exons atggtTGGCATCTTTTGGCCCTTCTCAGGCAACACAAGGGGCTATGATTGTCCTTCTCTTCTG AAGGAAAGCTTGGTAAGGGAAAGAGATGAAGCTGAAGATACCGAATTTGCGTATGAGGATGTTGAAGAAGACAACTCTGCTGTGGTTGTTGAATTTAACGGCGAGGTGAAGCCCATCGAACACCCACTACAACCTGTAGATGATGATCTTCCGATGACTTTTCCGATGACCGGCTGCTCCCCCTTTTACAAT gGTGTAAGCATGGGTAAAAAACTTGAACTACTGATGCCGAATGAAGAAAACATGGTTACGAAGATACCGAATGTACGTGCGAGCAACCGTGGACGACCAACAAAGATTCGATATCCGAGTGCGCCTCCATCTTCCAGGAATGCACCAGTACAACTCTTTTCTGCTATTTCAATGTTTTGA